From Nicotiana tabacum cultivar K326 chromosome 20, ASM71507v2, whole genome shotgun sequence, one genomic window encodes:
- the LOC107809452 gene encoding mitogen-activated protein kinase kinase kinase 20-like: MHWKKLKALGAGSYGTVSLAAQEDGSFTFVAVKSAEVKDSSSLSMEGGILDALKGSPYVVQCFGEDVSVESGKHTYNLLLEYAIGGTLHDLINMYSKSKTMVEESEVAYYAFQLLTGISHVHRKGFIHCDLKPSNILVFPTIDDEYGSIVDVRLKLADFGLSLRTVENETHTYWDRGSKKCRHHIGTLLYASPESVARGIHGKAVDIWALGCIVVEMITGRRVWSCYESVDDLDFKITHEEPVIPSNVSNICKDFLVKCFEKDHNWRWTADMLLSHPFIKNSTSGKYHPEDHELISNKVIINPFSHCESWVTKGHLFSTCFHLPSSDNFRSGYAIFPAENAQCRMHNVELLNIW; this comes from the coding sequence AACTGTGTCTCTTGCCGCACAAGAAGATGGTTCGTTTACTTTTGTAGCAGTGAAATCTGCAGAAGTGAAGGATTCATCTTCGCTTTCAATGGAAGGAGGAATATTGGACGCGCTAAAAGGGTCGCCATACGTAGTTCAGTGCTTTGGAGAAGATGTAAGTGTCGAAAGTGGTAAACATACTTATAATCTCTTGCTCGAATATGCTATTGGTGGGACTTTGCATGATTTGATTAATATGTACTCTAAGTCTAAGACGATGGTTGAAGAATCAGAGGTTGCATACTATGCTTTTCAGCTTTTGACTGGGATTTCTCATGTTCATCGTAAGGGTTTTATTCATTGCGATCTGAAACCGAGTAATATACTTGTTTTTCCTACTATTGATGACGAATATGGTAGTATTGTGGATGTGCGCCTGAAGTTGGCTGATTTTGGGTTGTCGTTGAGAACAGTAGAGAACGAAACACATACGTATTGGGATAGAGGCTCGAAGAAGTGTCGTCATCATATAGGGACTCTACTTTATGCTTCGCCAGAATCTGTAGCTCGGGGGATTCATGGTAAAGCTgttgatatttgggcacttggtTGCATAGTTGTAGAGATGATAACAGGGAGACGGGTATGGTCGTGTTATGAAAGTGTTGATGATTTGGACTTCAAAATTACACATGAAGAACCTGTGATTCCTAGTAACGTTTCTAATATATGCAAGGACTTTCTGGTCAAGTGTTTTGAAAAGGATCATAACTGGAGATGGACCGCAGATATGTTGCTTAGTCATCCATTCATTAAGAATTCCACGTCCGGTAAATATCATCCAGAAGATCATGAGCTGATCAGTAATAAGGTTATTATTAACCCTTTTAGTCATTGCGAAAGTTGGGTTACTAAGGGGCACTTGTTTTCAACGTGCTTTCATTTGCCTTCAAGTGATAACTTCAGATCAGGATATGCTATTTTTCCAGCAGAGAATGCACAATGTCGAATGCACAATGTCGAATTACTGAACATATGGTAG